One genomic region from Heterodontus francisci isolate sHetFra1 unplaced genomic scaffold, sHetFra1.hap1 HAP1_SCAFFOLD_216, whole genome shotgun sequence encodes:
- the LOC137360146 gene encoding probable G-protein coupled receptor 139 has translation MTWKVEQAAGQRVLREHWERPIPGKSNPGHWGAKVPGLGGVNLLAILILSRGKCGLSTCSTRYLMAMVTADLLVIITDVILQRISYYYFPESFLNITPVCRVIIALRCEARDCSFWFTVTFTFDRYVAICCQKLKTKYCTEKTAAVVLATTCIPLCLQNIPFYFIFEPVEIIDNVRWGCYVKSSYYTEPRLLGFDWFDVILTPLLPFVLILLLNTLTVRHILVASRVRKELRGQCKGENRSDPVTESRRKSVILLFTISGSFILLWMIYVIYFTTCNITGTYLEDNTDPFYIFGQFGLMLQILSCCINTFIYGATQSKFREQVKNTVKYPITSIIALINKLNS, from the exons ATGACGTGGAAAGTAGAACAGGCCGCAGGACAAA GAGTGCTCCGGGAGCACTGGGAGCGTCCAATCCCAGGAAAGTCCAATCCAGGCCACTGGGGTGCTAAGGTACCCGGACTGGGTGGAG TGAATTTACTGGCGATTTTGATCCTAtcacggggaaagtgcggactctccacgtgCAGCACTCGCTACCTGATGGCCATGGTGAcagcggatctgctggtcattatcactgatgtcatactgcagcggatcagttattattatttcccagaatctttcctgaacatcacccctgtgtgtcgtGTTATCATTGCCCTCCGTTGTGAAGCCAGAGACTGTTctttctggttcaccgtcactttcaccttcgatcgatatgtggccatttgttgccagaagctgaaaacaaaatattgcaccgagaaaactgcggctgtggttctagcaacaacctgcattccgcTCTGTTTACAAAATATTCCtttctactttatatttgaacctgtaGAGATAATAGACAATGTACGATGGGGTTGTTATGTGAAGTCAAGCTATTATACGGAGCCCAGATtgctgggatttgactggtttgatgtgattttaaccccattgctcccattcgttttaattctgttgctcaacactctgacagtcagacacattttagtggccagtcgagttcgtAAAGAACTGAGGGGTCaatgcaagggagagaatcgcagtgacccagtgacggagagcagaaggaagtctgtgattttactctttaccatatccggcagcttcatacttctgtggatgATTTATGTTATATATTTCACAACTTGCAACATTACAGGGACATATCTCGAGGATAATACAGATCCCTTCTATATCTTTGGACAATTCGGTTTGATGCTGCAGATTCTAAGTTGCTgcataaacacatttatttatggggcgacacagtccaagttcagagagcaggtcaagaacacAGTGAAATATCCGATTACATCAATTATTGCATTAATTAATAAACTAAACAGTTGA